From the Verrucomicrobiota bacterium genome, one window contains:
- a CDS encoding DNA cytosine methyltransferase: SDWDKFSRQTYAANFGETPHVDIHSVAVADIPKFDILCGGFPRQPFSLVGVSKKLSLGKKHSFEDKERRITGINHAISGIPSSLKYLKVES, translated from the coding sequence AGCGACTGGGACAAGTTCAGCCGGCAGACCTATGCCGCCAACTTCGGCGAGACGCCGCATGTCGACATTCATTCCGTGGCCGTGGCCGACATCCCGAAGTTCGACATCCTTTGCGGCGGCTTTCCCCGCCAACCCTTCAGCCTCGTGGGCGTCTCCAAGAAATTGAGCCTCGGCAAGAAACACAGCTTCGAGGACAAGGAACGCCGAATAACTGGGATCAATCACGCGATCTCTGGAATACCAAGCTCTCTCAAGTATTTGAAGGTTGAATCGTAG
- a CDS encoding DUF2075 domain-containing protein, with translation MSNVVSNSGLSRSWYGAAIGEFLSSEADDILGKLSRHAGDGHFADQRDAWLAQIDLLHTQLKGLDGWVFFEFNIPRMGRRVDVILVLGSVIFALEFKVGETTHDRTAIEQVWDYALDLKNFHEASHNVAIAPILVATEAESASGKFEADADNVYRPVLTNAVKLRETLDFGLSIAKGSALDAQAWARASYRPTPTIIEAARSLYAQHSVEAIARFDAGAQNLHTTSKRIEELVDEARSTGQKFICFVTGVPGAGKTLVGLNIATQRRDEKAPTHAVFLSGNAPLVAVLREALTRDEYLRLKAQKKKVTKKKIATPVKAFIQNVHHFRDAGLTDENAPPEHVVIFDEAQRAWNLQMTANFMKRKKGRPGFTQSEPEFLISYMDRHRDWAVIVCLVGGGQEINTGEAGISAWLNAAIEHFPHWKMFISSRLHDSEYAANNSLERAQHTTQARHEDSLHLAVSMRSFRAENVSAFVKALLDCETATAREALAELSARFPIVLARDLDKAKAWVRCHARGSERFGLLASSKAMRLKPHAVDVRVDVDPVHYFLNDRDDVRSSYYLEDAATEFQVQGLELDWTCVTWDADFRFNGNGWNYHDFRGSRWKNINLSDNRNYLRNAYRVLLTRARQGMVVFVPPGNANDPTRSPTFYDSTFKYLRELGIPEIA, from the coding sequence ATGTCCAACGTGGTTAGCAACTCTGGTTTATCGCGTTCGTGGTATGGGGCTGCGATTGGAGAGTTTCTGAGCAGTGAAGCTGACGACATTCTGGGCAAGCTTTCCCGACACGCAGGCGATGGGCATTTTGCCGATCAGCGCGACGCTTGGCTGGCCCAAATCGACCTGCTTCACACGCAACTCAAAGGGTTGGATGGTTGGGTCTTCTTTGAGTTCAACATCCCCCGTATGGGTCGGCGCGTGGATGTCATTCTCGTTCTGGGTTCGGTAATTTTTGCGTTGGAGTTCAAAGTCGGCGAAACAACCCATGACCGCACAGCGATCGAACAGGTCTGGGACTACGCTCTCGATCTTAAGAACTTTCACGAAGCCAGCCATAACGTCGCTATCGCTCCGATTCTCGTAGCAACCGAAGCCGAGTCCGCGTCCGGCAAGTTCGAGGCTGACGCAGACAACGTTTATCGACCTGTCCTCACCAACGCCGTCAAATTGCGCGAGACGCTGGACTTCGGCTTGAGCATTGCCAAGGGCTCGGCCCTCGACGCGCAAGCTTGGGCGCGCGCCTCGTATCGCCCAACGCCAACGATTATTGAAGCCGCACGGTCGCTCTATGCGCAGCACTCTGTCGAAGCCATCGCGCGCTTTGACGCAGGTGCGCAGAACCTCCACACAACTTCTAAACGCATCGAGGAGTTAGTTGATGAAGCGCGCAGCACTGGACAAAAGTTCATTTGCTTTGTGACTGGTGTCCCCGGCGCTGGAAAAACTTTGGTGGGACTAAACATCGCCACACAGCGACGGGACGAGAAAGCACCAACGCACGCGGTATTCTTGTCGGGCAATGCACCGCTCGTTGCTGTGTTGCGTGAAGCGTTAACCAGAGATGAATACCTCCGGCTTAAAGCTCAGAAAAAGAAGGTCACCAAAAAGAAAATCGCGACTCCGGTAAAAGCCTTCATCCAAAACGTTCACCACTTTCGTGATGCGGGGCTGACAGACGAGAACGCGCCACCGGAACACGTCGTTATATTTGATGAAGCGCAGCGAGCGTGGAATTTGCAGATGACGGCCAACTTCATGAAGCGAAAGAAGGGGCGTCCGGGCTTCACCCAATCAGAGCCCGAATTTCTGATTTCCTACATGGACCGCCATCGAGATTGGGCGGTAATCGTCTGTCTGGTGGGCGGTGGTCAGGAAATCAACACCGGCGAAGCTGGCATCTCGGCTTGGTTGAATGCCGCGATCGAACATTTCCCCCATTGGAAAATGTTTATCTCCTCACGACTGCATGACAGTGAGTATGCCGCCAACAACTCTCTCGAACGCGCGCAACACACTACTCAGGCACGCCATGAAGATTCCCTCCACCTTGCCGTGTCGATGCGGTCTTTCCGGGCGGAAAATGTCTCGGCATTCGTGAAGGCGCTCCTTGACTGTGAGACCGCCACTGCTCGCGAAGCGCTTGCAGAACTCAGCGCACGTTTCCCCATCGTTCTCGCCCGCGATTTAGACAAGGCCAAAGCTTGGGTTCGCTGCCACGCGCGAGGTTCGGAGCGTTTCGGTCTGCTTGCCTCCTCCAAAGCGATGCGCCTCAAACCCCATGCCGTCGACGTCCGCGTGGACGTTGATCCGGTGCATTACTTCCTCAACGACCGCGACGACGTTCGCTCCAGTTACTATCTCGAAGACGCAGCGACGGAGTTTCAAGTGCAGGGGCTGGAACTCGATTGGACGTGTGTCACTTGGGATGCGGATTTTCGATTCAACGGCAACGGTTGGAACTACCACGACTTCCGCGGCTCACGCTGGAAAAACATCAACCTCTCCGACAACCGCAACTATCTGCGTAATGCGTATCGTGTTTTGCTCACGCGCGCTCGGCAGGGCATGGTTGTTTTCGTCCCGCCGGGTAATGCTAACGATCCGACTCGTTCACCGACGTTCTACGATTCAACCTTCAAATACTTGAGAGAGCTTGGTATTCCAGAGATCGCGTGA